In Calditerricola satsumensis, the DNA window CTTCGACGACCGCGTCACGATGGGGCGCCTCGACGCTTTCGCCCCGCATGCGAAGATCGTGCACATTGACATTGATCCGGCGGAGATTGGCAAGAACGTCGAGACGTACATCCCCATCGTTGGCGATGTGAAGCGCACCCTCGCCGCGGCGCTCGAGGGCCTCGCGCCGGCCGATTCGGCGGCGTGGCTTGCCCAGCTGGACGACTGGAAGCGGGCCTATCCGCTGCGCTATCAAATGTCGGGCGACCGGCTGAAGCCGCAGTACGTAATCGAGCTCCTCGACGAACTGACCGGCGGCGAGGCGATCATCACCACCGACGTTGGCCAGCATCAGATGTGGGTGGCCCAGTTCTACCGCTTCAAGCGGCCGCGCTCGCTCATCTCGTCGGGGGGCCTTGGGGCGATGGGCTTCGGCTTCCCGGCGGCGATCGGCGCCAAGCTAGGCTGCCCCGACAAGCCGGTGATCGCCGTGGTCGGCGACGGCGGCTTCCAGATGACGATGCAAGAGCTGGCCGTGGTGAAGCAGTACCGCATCCCGGTCAAGGTGGTCATCATCAACAACCGGTGCCTCGGGATGGTTCGCCAGTGGCAGGAGCTGTTCTACCGGAAGCGCTACAGCGAGGTCGACCTGTCCGTCAGCCCCGACTACGTCAAGCTGGCCGAGGCTTACGGCCTGCGCGGGCTGCGGGCCGAGACGCCGGAGGAGGCGCGAGCCGTGCTGAAGGAGGCGCTGGAGCTTGAGGAGCCGGTGGTCGTCGACTGCGTTGTCGAACCGGAGGAGAACGTCTACCCCATGGTGGCGCCAGGGAAGCGATTGGACGAAATGGTGCTGGGAGATGAGGCCTGATGCGGAGCGATACGCAGCGGCACACCTTGTCCATCCTCGTCAA includes these proteins:
- the ilvB gene encoding biosynthetic-type acetolactate synthase large subunit, with translation MTGAEILFRCLILEGVEVLFGYPGGAVLPIYDTLYDVAMRHVLTRHEQGAVHAADGYARATGKPGVVIATSGPGATNLVTGIATAQMDSVPLIAITGNVKQQLIGTDAFQEANIVGITMPITKHNYFVRDVRDLPRIVKEAFHIATTGRPGPVLIDIPKDVSEAKAPFTYPEDVNLRGYQPTVDPHPLQVERLRQAIKGAKKPVILAGGGVIASGAHEELLRFAETARIPVITTFMGIGGFPSGHPLHLGMPGMHGTYAANMAICHCDLLIGIGARFDDRVTMGRLDAFAPHAKIVHIDIDPAEIGKNVETYIPIVGDVKRTLAAALEGLAPADSAAWLAQLDDWKRAYPLRYQMSGDRLKPQYVIELLDELTGGEAIITTDVGQHQMWVAQFYRFKRPRSLISSGGLGAMGFGFPAAIGAKLGCPDKPVIAVVGDGGFQMTMQELAVVKQYRIPVKVVIINNRCLGMVRQWQELFYRKRYSEVDLSVSPDYVKLAEAYGLRGLRAETPEEARAVLKEALELEEPVVVDCVVEPEENVYPMVAPGKRLDEMVLGDEA